A single region of the Brienomyrus brachyistius isolate T26 chromosome 10, BBRACH_0.4, whole genome shotgun sequence genome encodes:
- the gm2a gene encoding ganglioside GM2 activator isoform X2: MSPVMGFSWANCGAPDAPAMMKSLDMSPDPITIPGDLSASASGYTKVELSSPLQVNLTVEKEVAGFWVKVPCMDDLGSCDYDDICSVLDQLIPPGQDCPEPLHTYALPCHCPFKAGQYTLPKSDFYLPNMDLPFWLTNGNYQVEAKMGSQGKEFGCLKVVFALHSA, from the exons ATGTCGCCG GTCATGGGCTTTTCGTGGGCAAACTGCGGCGCCCCGGATGCCCCCGCGATGATGAAGAGCCTTGACATGTCCCCGGACCCCATCACGATTCCCGGGGACTTAAGCGCCAGCGCTTCTGGTTACACTAAGGTGGAGCTGAGCAGTCCTCTTCAG GTGAACCTGACCGTGGAGAAGGAGGTGGCCGGCTTCTGGGTGAAGGTCCCCTGCATGGACGACCTGGGCAGCTGTGATTACGACGACATTTGCTCAGTGCTGGACCAGCTGATCCCCCCAGGACAGGACTGTCCGGAGCCCCTGCACACATACGCGCTGCCCTGTCACTGTCCCTTCAAAGCT GGGCAATACACTCTGCCCAAGTCTGACTTCTACTTGCCCAACATGGACCTTCCTTTCTGGCTGACCAACGGGAACTATCAGGTGGAGGCTAAGATGGGCTCACAGGGAAAAGAGTTCGGCTGCCTGAAAGTGGTGTTTGCCCTCCACTCAGCCTAG
- the gm2a gene encoding ganglioside GM2 activator isoform X1, translated as MRSLASLFASLCAIAVCVRLGASDLTVTRTYVRVMGFSWANCGAPDAPAMMKSLDMSPDPITIPGDLSASASGYTKVELSSPLQVNLTVEKEVAGFWVKVPCMDDLGSCDYDDICSVLDQLIPPGQDCPEPLHTYALPCHCPFKAGQYTLPKSDFYLPNMDLPFWLTNGNYQVEAKMGSQGKEFGCLKVVFALHSA; from the exons ATGCGGAGCCTTGCTTCTCTCTTCGCGTCCCTCTGCGCCATTGCAGTTTGCGTCCGACTAGGAGCAAGTGACTTAACAGTAACACGCACATATGTAAGG GTCATGGGCTTTTCGTGGGCAAACTGCGGCGCCCCGGATGCCCCCGCGATGATGAAGAGCCTTGACATGTCCCCGGACCCCATCACGATTCCCGGGGACTTAAGCGCCAGCGCTTCTGGTTACACTAAGGTGGAGCTGAGCAGTCCTCTTCAG GTGAACCTGACCGTGGAGAAGGAGGTGGCCGGCTTCTGGGTGAAGGTCCCCTGCATGGACGACCTGGGCAGCTGTGATTACGACGACATTTGCTCAGTGCTGGACCAGCTGATCCCCCCAGGACAGGACTGTCCGGAGCCCCTGCACACATACGCGCTGCCCTGTCACTGTCCCTTCAAAGCT GGGCAATACACTCTGCCCAAGTCTGACTTCTACTTGCCCAACATGGACCTTCCTTTCTGGCTGACCAACGGGAACTATCAGGTGGAGGCTAAGATGGGCTCACAGGGAAAAGAGTTCGGCTGCCTGAAAGTGGTGTTTGCCCTCCACTCAGCCTAG